In Anopheles gambiae chromosome 2, idAnoGambNW_F1_1, whole genome shotgun sequence, a single window of DNA contains:
- the LOC1273421 gene encoding volume-regulated anion channel subunit LRRC8A: protein MLTMARYRDVILLALAGLLILALVGSVYGRAVPHHRCRGGERGVGRLQNVTLTNATLSAMAQTGGGGELSLDGCQIDHFGPALFALLQRTDCLTLRGGHIPSVSFHSHTLDTLVIDATGLRTFDVAGGPGAAPYEKLRILHITRTRLERLPARLSLLVGLKRLDLSQNQLTHIELDVLGAMRRLRDLDLSVNQIARLDASPELQLAGLRNLWVSYNRLRSFGAFPGAFPALDTVRLIGNRWHCGWVDRARADIMRHGITAFGADYDCPGERQGGLCCYDDVPGEVVAIEQTTTAGGAGADDLTLRASNRSTIEVRYGDVELFL from the exons ATGTTGACGATGGCACGCTACCGGGACGTGATACTGCT GGCCTTGGCAGGTCTGCTGATCCTAGCGTTGGTAGGCAGTGTGTACGGCCGTGCCGTGCCTCATCATCGTTGCCGGGGCGGCGAGCGTGGTGTTGGCCGACTGCAAAATGTGACACTTACCAACGCGACCCTTTCCGCGATGGCTCAAAcgggcggtggcggtgaacTCTCGCTCGACGGCTGCCAGATTGACCACTTCGGGCCGGCACTGTTCGCGCTGCTGCAGCGCACAGACTGTCTGACGCTTCGCGGTGGCCACATCCCCTCCGTGTCGTTCCATTCCCACACGCTCGATACGCTCGTGATCGATGCGACCGGTCTGCGAACGTTCGATGTAGCCGGCGGGCCCGGTGCGGCCCCGTACGAAAAGCTACGAATACTGCACATCACACGCACGCGGCTGGAGCGGCTACCAGCGCGCCTCTCGCTGCTGGTGGGCCTAAAACGGTTGGACCTGTCGCAGAATCAGCTAACCCACATCGAGCTGGACGTGCTGGGTGCGATGAGGCGGCTGCGCGATCTCGACCTGTCCGTGAATCAAATCGCGCGATTGGACGCTTCGCCCGAGCTGCAGCTGGCGGGCCTCCGCAACCTGTGGGTCAGCTACAATCGGTTGCGCTCGTTCGGGGCCTTCCCGGGCGCGTTCCCGGCCCTGGACACGGTGCGCCTGATAGGGAACCGGTGGCACTGCGGCTGGGTCGATCGGGCCCGGGCCGACATCATGCGTCACGGGATCACGGCGTTCGGTGCTGATTACGATTGTCCCGGCGAGCGCCAGGGTGGACTTTGCTGCTACGATGACGTGCCGGGCGAGGTGGTGGCGATCGAGCAGACGACGACAGCCGGTGGGGCCGGTGCTGATGATCTCACGCTGCGGGCATCGAATCGGAGCACGATCGAGGTTCGGTACGGGGATGTGGAGCTGTTTTTGTGA